In the genome of Enterococcus hirae ATCC 9790, one region contains:
- a CDS encoding sensor histidine kinase, with amino-acid sequence MMQDKKRGTEKRRRINLTSKEISELLAEGIITVILLLLLNVAILVVLTSIISSSPSLTNAIWDSKNIFAQRLNSDLFWNGRNFLIPLFFLLDIGVLYWRLIRRYRQMQLRHIISELHYIANGNYDHRIPFELTGDLSRVVTSINGLVDSTVAAIEDERKIEKSKDELITNVSHDIRTPLTSIIGYLGLIEDGQYQTKEDLLKYTHTAYIKAKQMKLLVDDLFEYTKVRQPAVPVNFSAFDLIQLIEQLAADFELEASKKHIQILVSSQVPSLTMDGDTEKLVRVFNNLLTNALKYGKGATKIVIEVEKVGSEVVATVKNNGAMIPRESIDNLFDRFYRVEESRSQETGGTGLGLAIAQSIVALHGGYIYAKSDKHWTSFIMHLPIKRNEKLPIKSQEHIDEN; translated from the coding sequence TTGATGCAAGATAAAAAAAGAGGAACAGAAAAACGGCGACGAATCAATCTAACTTCTAAGGAAATCAGTGAGTTATTAGCAGAAGGTATTATCACCGTGATTCTCCTTCTACTATTAAATGTTGCGATTTTGGTTGTCCTTACTTCAATAATTAGTAGTTCCCCTTCATTGACTAATGCGATTTGGGATTCAAAAAATATTTTTGCTCAACGATTGAATAGTGATTTATTTTGGAACGGCCGAAATTTTCTGATTCCCCTTTTCTTTCTTTTAGATATCGGCGTATTATACTGGCGGTTAATCCGTCGCTACCGACAAATGCAACTACGTCATATTATTAGCGAGCTTCACTATATCGCTAATGGTAATTATGACCATCGGATCCCTTTTGAATTAACAGGTGATCTTAGTCGTGTAGTAACAAGCATTAATGGTTTAGTCGATAGTACAGTAGCTGCGATCGAAGATGAACGGAAAATTGAAAAATCAAAAGATGAATTGATTACTAATGTGAGTCACGATATCCGTACCCCTTTAACCTCTATTATTGGTTACTTAGGATTAATCGAAGATGGTCAGTATCAAACAAAAGAGGATCTTTTGAAGTATACCCATACAGCTTATATCAAAGCAAAACAAATGAAATTACTAGTGGATGATCTTTTTGAGTATACTAAAGTCAGACAACCAGCTGTTCCGGTCAATTTTTCGGCTTTTGATCTGATCCAGCTAATTGAACAACTAGCTGCTGATTTTGAATTAGAAGCATCAAAAAAGCATATCCAAATCCTTGTATCATCACAGGTTCCATCATTAACTATGGATGGGGACACTGAAAAACTAGTTCGTGTCTTTAATAATTTACTGACGAATGCTTTAAAATACGGCAAAGGCGCTACAAAAATTGTCATTGAAGTCGAAAAAGTTGGCTCAGAAGTCGTTGCGACAGTAAAAAACAATGGAGCTATGATTCCTCGAGAATCAATCGATAATCTTTTTGACCGTTTTTACCGAGTAGAAGAGTCTCGTTCACAAGAAACCGGTGGGACGGGTTTAGGTTTAGCCATTGCTCAAAGTATCGTTGCTTTACATGGTGGTTATATTTATGCTAAATCTGATAAACACTGGACTTCATTCATCATGCATCTCCCAATAAAAAGAAATGAAAAATTACCAATCAAAAGTCAGGAACATATTGACGAAAATTAA
- a CDS encoding CtsR family transcriptional regulator: protein MAHQNTSDLIESYIKKFLEKNEMIEIRRIELADLFNCVPSQINYVINTRFTIQRGYLVESKRGGGGYIRIAKVRISDKRHMLEQVNQLFNETISEKNAFAIIQKLYEDQIVTKKEGNLMLSAIAKNTLNVEGGLEDYVRARILRAFLERLSYEDGK, encoded by the coding sequence ATGGCGCATCAGAATACCTCGGATTTAATTGAATCATATATAAAAAAGTTTTTAGAAAAAAATGAAATGATTGAGATTCGCAGGATTGAACTGGCCGACCTCTTTAATTGTGTACCTTCTCAAATTAATTATGTGATTAATACTCGTTTTACGATTCAGCGAGGTTATTTGGTTGAGAGTAAACGTGGCGGTGGTGGCTACATACGGATTGCCAAAGTAAGAATTTCTGATAAAAGGCATATGTTGGAACAAGTGAATCAGCTATTCAATGAAACGATTAGTGAAAAAAATGCTTTTGCAATCATCCAAAAATTATATGAGGACCAAATTGTTACTAAAAAAGAAGGCAATTTAATGCTGAGCGCAATTGCCAAAAATACACTGAATGTAGAGGGTGGGCTAGAAGATTATGTTCGTGCTCGAATTCTTCGAGCATTTCTTGAACGATTAAGCTATGAAGATGGGAAGTGA
- a CDS encoding response regulator transcription factor, with protein sequence MKILIADDDKEIVELLSIYVHNEGYEAVKAYDGKEALSKIRTIPDIELLILDIMMPEMDGMQVVKELRKESQIPIIMLTAKTTDMDKIKGLVAGADDYVTKPFNPLEVMARVKSLLRRTKMQITPDQPDILEVNSLIINKDSHEVKTIDGKEIQLTALEFGILYLLASHPNRVFSADEIFERVWKQESIVSAKTVMVHVSHLRDKIEEATGGEKVIQTVWGVGYKIDAR encoded by the coding sequence ATGAAAATATTAATTGCTGATGATGATAAAGAAATTGTTGAATTACTAAGTATTTATGTTCACAATGAAGGATACGAAGCTGTTAAGGCTTATGATGGGAAAGAAGCATTATCAAAGATTCGAACGATACCTGATATTGAGTTATTGATTTTGGATATTATGATGCCTGAAATGGATGGCATGCAGGTCGTTAAAGAATTACGAAAGGAATCGCAAATCCCGATTATCATGTTGACAGCAAAAACAACCGATATGGATAAAATTAAAGGGCTTGTTGCTGGTGCTGATGATTATGTTACAAAACCATTTAATCCTTTAGAAGTTATGGCACGCGTAAAATCTTTGCTTCGTCGAACAAAAATGCAAATCACACCGGATCAACCGGATATATTAGAAGTAAACTCTTTGATTATTAACAAAGATTCCCATGAAGTAAAAACAATTGATGGGAAAGAGATTCAGCTCACAGCATTAGAATTTGGGATTCTATACTTATTAGCAAGTCATCCTAATCGTGTGTTCAGTGCAGATGAAATCTTTGAGCGTGTATGGAAACAAGAAAGTATTGTTTCCGCAAAAACTGTTATGGTCCATGTTAGTCATTTGAGAGATAAGATCGAAGAAGCAACTGGTGGAGAAAAAGTCATTCAAACCGTTTGGGGAGTGGGCTATAAAATTGATGCAAGATAA